A single genomic interval of Methylocystis sp. IM3 harbors:
- a CDS encoding TldD/PmbA family protein, translating into MFLTSDDAKTIAGKIIARSNADACVVKIDGGEDYSLRFARGGATTNLAISETSLRISSHIGGRVGSVTTTRLDEAALDAARVRSEEIARMLPVDPDYVAPLGPQDYETSARYDDNAAALRLDTLAAQAARVIEEGARVGVDTFGCASSARRFEALATSAGLFAYDRRSEIDLSATARNKSDRWSGWAGAHQFFAGRLDAESIARRACEKAAHDAEPVDLEPGDYTVILEPVAVAELAFWALSAMDARAADEGRSFYARPGGGALIGETLFDEKLTIRIDPADPLAPEGGVGYEGVPHRARAFIDRGVVSSLYRSRAWAQKTGAEAIPFARNFIMEGGDATLDDMVRSVKRGVLVTRIWYENMVEPKGLLLTGLTRDGNFLIENGRVTAPVRNMRFNQRLGDLFANIVALGPTERTWRAAGGGGAAAAPPMLVEKFHFSSKSSGV; encoded by the coding sequence ATGTTTCTCACCTCAGACGACGCGAAGACAATCGCCGGGAAAATCATCGCGCGCTCCAACGCCGACGCCTGCGTCGTGAAGATCGACGGCGGCGAGGATTACAGCCTGCGTTTCGCGCGCGGCGGCGCTACCACCAATCTCGCCATTTCCGAGACGAGCCTGCGCATTTCCTCCCATATCGGCGGGCGCGTCGGCTCGGTGACGACGACGCGCCTCGACGAGGCCGCGCTCGACGCCGCTCGCGTCCGCTCGGAGGAGATCGCCCGCATGTTGCCGGTCGATCCCGACTATGTCGCGCCATTGGGGCCGCAGGACTATGAAACCTCGGCGCGCTACGACGACAACGCGGCCGCGCTGCGGCTCGATACGCTCGCGGCCCAGGCGGCGCGGGTGATCGAGGAAGGCGCGCGCGTCGGCGTCGATACGTTCGGCTGCGCGTCGAGCGCGCGGCGCTTCGAGGCGCTGGCGACGAGCGCCGGCCTCTTCGCCTATGACCGGCGCAGCGAGATCGACCTTTCGGCCACGGCGCGCAACAAATCCGACAGATGGTCCGGCTGGGCGGGCGCGCATCAGTTCTTCGCCGGGCGCCTCGACGCGGAGAGCATCGCGCGCCGCGCCTGCGAGAAGGCCGCGCATGACGCCGAGCCCGTCGATCTCGAGCCCGGCGATTACACCGTGATCCTCGAGCCGGTCGCCGTCGCCGAACTCGCCTTCTGGGCCTTGAGTGCGATGGATGCGCGGGCGGCGGACGAAGGCCGCAGCTTCTACGCGCGCCCCGGCGGCGGCGCGCTGATCGGCGAGACGCTCTTCGACGAGAAACTCACGATCCGCATCGACCCCGCCGATCCGCTCGCGCCGGAAGGCGGCGTCGGCTACGAGGGCGTGCCGCATCGCGCCCGCGCCTTCATCGACAGGGGCGTCGTCTCTTCGCTTTATCGCTCGCGCGCCTGGGCGCAGAAGACCGGCGCCGAGGCCATTCCTTTCGCGCGCAATTTCATCATGGAGGGCGGCGACGCCACGCTCGACGACATGGTCCGCTCGGTGAAGCGCGGCGTGCTGGTGACGCGCATCTGGTACGAGAACATGGTCGAGCCCAAGGGCCTGCTGCTCACCGGCCTCACCCGAGACGGCAACTTCCTGATCGAGAACGGCCGCGTGACCGCGCCCGTGCGCAACATGCGCTTCAATCAGCGGCTCGGCGATCTCTTCGCCAATATCGTCGCGCTCGGGCCGACGGAACGGACATGGCGCGCGGCCGGCGGCGGCGGCGCGGCGGCGGCCCCGCCGATGCTCGTCGAGAAGTTCCATTTCTCATCGAAATCCAGCGGCGTGTAA